The Asterias amurensis chromosome 16, ASM3211899v1 genomic sequence TCTGACtcttatattttttaattttatgactGAACAAAAACTGGGCTGAAACAAAGAAtattcacattaaaaaaaaatcttgacaGAAACAACAACTGTATAGCTAATGAAAATTAATCCAATAATCCATTAGTCCAGATTAATTAAGTTGTTCACCTTTGGTTGGTTCATCAAATCCATCAGTTCCAGAAATTGTGTCTCATTTGATTTTCTTGTGGACAGTTTCACCTTGATTTTCACCATTTCACTACCAGATGATTGTGAAGCAGATGGTTTTGCTATCAATTTGAGGCTCATTCCACTGACAACGACAGGTTGCATCATTTTATACTGAACAACTGGATATCTTTTGGAATTCTGACGTTTTTCAAATGCCCACTGTCCGCTTCCTTCTAACTGTACCAAGTCCTCTGCTTTGACGCTTCCAATCAGTGATGAATCATCATCCAAGGCATCTAAGCAAGAACCTTTATGACAAGAAGGAAGAAGTTGAGAGTGCAAAACACAAATCAAAACATAAAACAGCTGactaaatgtgaaaaaaaaagtttttgaggaagaagtagttttccacgattttgattttgagacctcagatttagaatttgaggtctcaaaatcaagcctatgaaagcacaaaacttcgcgtgacaagggtgttttttctttcatttctatcttgcaactttgatgaccaattgagctcaaattttcacaggtttgctattttttgCCTTTGTTGAgatcaccaactgtgaagactagtctttgacaattaccaatagtgtccactgcctttaaagaatggTATGTTGGTGTACATCTTGAGTAACCAGAAAAGCAGAGTCAGGTATTTGATTTCTGACTtcctctctttctctctctctctatatatgtatatataaataaataaaaacgttTTGAAAAGTGTATAGGCCTGTTACCTTCTGTTGTTGATGTCTTGGTTGTGGTTGTTTCACAGATTGGATTCATTCGACATCCCATAACAAACGATGAGTTTGATGAACCCACTACTCTCATGTCAGACAGTTCTTTGGATAATGTATGAACACACTTGCATATTTCACAATCTTGCACAAGGGTTTCCCCCTCCTGTAAAGTTTAGTAATATTTAATAAGACGGAGATCACCGAAATGGAGAAAACATTCAGAGGCACAGAATATGGTTCAAGTTAGTTTGACAGTGCTATTTTAGGTGTTTTTTAGGctgtttataataaatctgCAAAAAGGAAGAAATGGTAATACATGGATAATTGCTTGATGATTTTAGTGTCTGATATGTAAATAAATGTTTCCTAATCTAGTGTAGGGATCCGCCAAGTGTGCCCTCATTGTTGGTGACAATCTTGCACTTTTTCTGTAGCTTTGTCTTGAAAGAGCAACTTATTTTATTTGGTCTGGATTTCTCTCTATTTTTATAGGGAGCAcggctctggccatgctccaaaAACCCCTTTATCTGGGAGGGATAAGTTTATTGAGCTATCTGTTAGtattaatttgtgtttaatCCCTCATTTATACCTGTATGACCGTGATTTTTAGGGCATCGTTTGGATCGgattatttataaattgtgTGTAGTGCGTCCGTCCGTGTGTGTAGCAAGGAAGCCACATGGTCGATCTTCATGTGAACTTTCAATGTGCACTGTGTAACTGTATAAGATGCATACTGTAGTGTTGTAACTTTTTGTATGATGTTTGCTATGGGTTAAATGAATTAAACCTATACAGAAGAAGTTTATTTCATATATTTAGCTGTCATTGATTGGCGTTCATTATCATTGATGGTATTTTggcgaatgctcgtcctttGTTAATTAGAGGACAAGCTCTCCCTTACCGTGTCTCTACACTAGTATTGCAGTTTGGTTCAGGTTCTCATTGAAAGAATGACATACTTACATAGAATGTATGGTTTTCCAAAATGCAATCAGGCCTACAGCTGTCCACTTCAACACACATGGATGTATTGTACTGGAAACCAAGTTGCTCTAAAGTTTTAGCTTCCCCATCTTTCATGAAGCCATCTCTACATTCACAGAGTGTTGTGTAGTTGAACATCTTTGCAAACTCAGGCATACAGGAAGTCGTGTTAAAGAATAGTTTGCTACCAGATGACTTGTTGCAAGGCACGTGGCATATATCCCTGCAGTCTTGTTGGGAAAAAAAGGCAGGTACAATTTCACTAATTTGTACCTAAAATTAttaatcaagcatctaaagaatcatttcatttattttgattcattcaatttatttttgttgtgaaGCAAAGAGCTCTCAATAAAAGGAAACTTTTATCGAGAGCTGTTTTTTCAATGTAAATTGTAAAACGCTCCAACCTTGGTGGGGCACTACATAAATgtttccattatatttattttataatggcTGTACTAGCCAAGAGCCATTTGGacagaagaaaagaaagaagtttcagttttagacaaggaaggaagtttcagttttagatgtgggaggtgAACCCCAGAAACTTATTCCAGGGAAACCCACAAAAGGGAcagaaaacccaatccacttaGTGGCCTTGGTGATTCGAACCAGAGTCCTAGAGGAGAAAGGATAGGAATATTTCACTATGCCAACCTGACCAACCCAATCTCGGAAAACTATTTCAGCTATTAAAGTAACACTAGTAAAACAaggaaaaatatataaacttaCAAACTTTAACAGTTGTGGAAGGTGCTTCAGTTGTTGCTTCTGTTGATGTGgctgaaataaaacaagatttATATAAAGTGCCAGCAATTACATAACAAGATTCACCGAAAGCATTtatgttttgttaacatttattGAAACCATCAGCAAATGGAAAATAATTTTGACGCGTAATTCACCAAATACTAAAGAACACCAAAGTGAATAATACGCCGAAAATTTGAGTTTTACTAACAATGAgatcattttaaaacattgtcaaTCAGTGTGCTGTAAGACATTATCTAACCCAAACATCAGGGAGGCAAACATAGTGTACTTACTATACAATGGCGTAGTAGATTGTTCTGTAAGTGCTGGGGTTGTTGATTGGGTAATTATTCCTGTAATGTAGAAAGGTTTAGAGATCAGCATTGTAATTTGAATGATTTTGAAGTGGCATTGGAAGGGGATGAACGttttaaaggaaacaaaatgtCCCCTTGcagtgttttaaaataaaaatcggaaatcagactgaaGTAAGAAGAATAACATGCCTGGAAATATTGTAAAAATCACCTCGATCCCTCTGCCCAAAACTACATTTTCTCCTTACACTTACAATATGCCCgcaataatgacaataaaaagCTAGGTTAGAGCGATGACAAGTAAATCTAGAGGTCTCCTTTTCTGAAACGTTAAACACTTAAAGATTATAAATAAGTGAACATTAAAAATGAGTATGTCAGTAATACAGAAAAGTATATCGAGAAAA encodes the following:
- the LOC139949166 gene encoding uncharacterized protein, which encodes MLISKPFYITGIITQSTTPALTEQSTTPLYTTSTEATTEAPSTTVKVYCRDICHVPCNKSSGSKLFFNTTSCMPEFAKMFNYTTLCECRDGFMKDGEAKTLEQLGFQYNTSMCVEVDSCRPDCILENHTFYEGETLVQDCEICKCVHTLSKELSDMRVVGSSNSSFVMGCRMNPICETTTTKTSTTEGSCLDALDDDSSLIGSVKAEDLVQLEGSGQWAFEKRQNSKRYPVVQYKMMQPVVVSGMSLKLIAKPSASQSSGSEMVKIKVKLSTRKSNETQFLELMDLMNQPKKITFRLIKTKTALTIFSSDSESLDSVEELRVEIVEIIGASSLQMELHILGCTNGKVSVDQV